The Xenopus tropicalis strain Nigerian chromosome 2, UCB_Xtro_10.0, whole genome shotgun sequence genome window below encodes:
- the thdl18 gene encoding thyroid hormone down-regulated protein (gene 18) precursor — MKYIYLIVLAALLRHAGAACYNGTDPALCTTCSGSCFDNNGCMCSDDETIPCVPTACQMTTMSLCCPSGYFWNSDLSCCSDTLICDPPCLSDEMCVSVSNVATCACNDSAYSGKTIADFSPSVSCNTVTMTISVSQCLLAHLGYDYTNMHLLNSSLAACRYSYSEIINNSSVRKVQLRVEDGWCGTIMTFDSTKLYYKNSLYIGIQNKSIITVSPMLLNFTCSYNLTMETSLIYALKPIQNTVTLPGPNGTGSYALTMAAYLNPNFISPIQADDTVEVGTLIYLGLFVANADGTAFSLRVEECYATPTNDPTDVNRVYIVRGGCAYTNDGVESVVKENGKSLEAQIQVSTFSFQGQLDVFIFCNATLCPKTQQCNMCTYNTRLARTSSTSFAQTAINIPLDYTSYLNSGSQTAVSWAVMLSFLVVLLKMNI, encoded by the exons atggAACTGATCCTGCTCTGTGTACAACCTGCAGTGGGTCCTGTTTTGATAACAATGGATGTATGTGTTCTGATGATGAGACAATACCCTGCGTGCCCACTGCTTGTCAAATGACAACTATGTCTCTTTGCTGCCCTTCTGGCTATTTCTGGAATTCCGATCTATCGTGCTGCAGTG ACACATTAATTTGTGACCCCCCATGTCTCAGTGATGAAATGTGTGTCAGTGTTAGTAATGTGGCAACTTGTGCCTGTAATGATTCAGCTTATTCTGGAAAAA caaTTGCAGACTTTAGCCCATCAGTATCCTGTAACACAGTTACAATGACCATCTCTGTCAGTCAGTGTTTGCTGGCCCACCTTGGTTATGATTACACCAACATGCACTTACTAAATAGCTCACTTGCCGCCTGCCGCTATAGTTACTCAGAAATCATCAACAACAGCAGTGTGAGGAAAGTGCAGCTCAGAGTGGAGGATGGATGGTGTGGAACCATAATGACG tttgacTCCACTAAGTTGTATTATAAGAACAGTCTTTATATTGGAATTCAGAATAAAAGCATTATTACAGTGAGCCCCATGCTCCTTAATTTTACCTGCAGTTACAACCTGACAATGGAGACAAGCCTTATTTATGCTCTCAAACCAATTCAAAA CACAGTGACTCTTCCAGGACCCAATGGGACAGGTTCCTATGCATTGACTATGGCTGCATATTTAAATCCTAATTTCATATCACCAATACAAGCAGATGATACAGTGGAGGTGGGAACATTAATCTACCTGGGACTGTTTGTTGCTAATGCTGATGGAACTGCATTTTCTCTGAGGGTGGAAGAGTGTTATGCAACCCCAACCAATGACCCAACAGATGTCAACAGAGTGTATATTGTGCGTGGTGG CTGTGCATATACTAATGATGGGGTAGAGTCAGTGGTAAAAGAGAATGGAAAATCTCTAGAGGCCCAAATCCAAGTGAGCACATTCAGCTTCCAGGGCCAACTTGACGTTTTTATCTTCTGTAATGCTACCCTATGCCCAAAAACACAGCAGTGCAATATG TGTACTTATAACACAAGGCTTGCCCGTACCTCTTCCACTTCCTTTGCACAGACCGCAATAAATATTCCGCTTGATT atACCAGTTATTTGAACAGTGGATCGCAAACAG CTGTTTCCTGGGCTGTGATGCTCAGCTTTCTCGTTGTCCTTCTTAAAATGAATATCTGA